The following are from one region of the Paenibacillus sabinae T27 genome:
- a CDS encoding pyruvate, water dikinase regulatory protein codes for MTDTEWEEAEHGRWIVICSDAVGETAEAVVSAALRQFEARPARIKRFSHIAGGREIREAVREAAERRTFVAYTFAQPELTEMMIGEAAAHGVSAVDIMGPVISAISGTFHNPPLARSGLEGRLNEAYFRRVEAMEFAVKYDDGRDSRGIGLAEIVLIGVSRTSKTPLSIYLAHKGYKVANYPLTPEVQAPPELFQIPSRRIFGLTMELESILKIRTERLRSLGLQADADYAAAHRVVEEFTYAEELMRRIGCKVIDVSDKSIEETAGLIIDFIR; via the coding sequence ATGACAGATACCGAATGGGAAGAGGCGGAACACGGCCGCTGGATCGTCATCTGCTCGGACGCCGTAGGGGAAACGGCCGAAGCCGTTGTGAGCGCGGCCTTGCGGCAGTTTGAGGCGCGGCCTGCCCGGATCAAACGCTTTAGCCATATTGCCGGCGGGAGGGAAATCCGCGAGGCGGTGCGGGAAGCTGCCGAGCGGCGGACGTTTGTTGCCTATACCTTTGCGCAGCCGGAGCTGACCGAAATGATGATCGGCGAAGCCGCCGCTCACGGCGTGAGTGCCGTGGACATCATGGGGCCCGTCATTTCGGCGATCTCGGGTACCTTCCACAACCCGCCCCTTGCGCGGTCCGGGCTGGAAGGCCGATTGAATGAAGCGTATTTCCGCCGGGTCGAGGCCATGGAGTTTGCCGTCAAATATGACGACGGCCGGGATTCGCGGGGGATCGGCCTGGCCGAGATCGTGCTGATCGGTGTCTCCCGCACCTCGAAGACCCCGCTCAGCATTTACTTGGCCCATAAGGGCTACAAGGTGGCGAACTATCCCTTGACGCCCGAGGTTCAGGCCCCGCCGGAGCTGTTTCAGATTCCGAGCCGCCGCATTTTCGGGCTGACGATGGAGCTTGAGTCCATTCTCAAGATCCGTACCGAACGGCTGAGATCGCTTGGGCTGCAGGCGGACGCGGACTACGCTGCGGCCCACCGCGTAGTGGAGGAGTTCACTTACGCCGAGGAACTGATGAGGCGGATCGGCTGCAAGGTGATCGACGTGTCCGATAAATCCATCGAGGAGACCGCGGGTTTGATTATCGACTTCATACGATAG
- a CDS encoding nucleoside recognition domain-containing protein, with product MEQQPAIKASSALDSLIASAEKLTSGGIRDDIVGGIYGVTASICREAVAYRDRGKLKSTHKLDRIVTSKIWGFPIMLSILGAVFWITIAGANYPSGWLASLFGYIEGYLTAGFQAVGAPEWLHGVLVLGLYRGTSWVISVMLPPMAIFFPVFALLENFGYLPRVAFNMDRLFKKSGGHGKQALTMSMGFGCNAAAILSTRIIESPRERMLAILTNNFVPCNGRWPTLILLASLFMAGAATTGVLKSLTTAGILMGLVLLGIVVTLTVSWVMSKTALRGVPTHYTLELPPYRRPQIWKTILVSSKEKSLNVLTRAIVIAAPAGIATWVLGNIVVGGDSVLNHMAAFFDPFAHLIGLDGYIIMAFLLGLPANEIVLPILMMGYLSSGAMVDVDSLGNIKDIFLQHGWTWLTALNMMLFSLLHYPCGTTLVNIYKETKSVKWAVLSAVIPLGIAIAVTFLVAQAAYAFGWV from the coding sequence ATGGAGCAACAGCCTGCCATTAAAGCAAGCAGCGCGCTGGATTCGCTGATTGCCTCCGCCGAGAAGCTGACCAGCGGCGGCATCCGCGACGATATTGTCGGCGGCATCTATGGCGTCACCGCAAGCATCTGCCGCGAGGCGGTCGCCTACCGCGACCGCGGCAAGCTGAAGAGCACGCATAAGCTAGACCGGATCGTAACCTCCAAAATCTGGGGATTCCCGATCATGCTATCCATCCTTGGCGCCGTCTTCTGGATTACGATCGCCGGAGCGAACTACCCTTCGGGCTGGCTGGCCTCCCTCTTCGGCTACATCGAGGGCTATCTGACCGCCGGCTTCCAGGCGGTGGGCGCTCCCGAATGGCTGCATGGCGTGCTCGTGCTCGGCTTATACCGGGGGACGTCCTGGGTCATCAGCGTCATGCTGCCGCCGATGGCCATCTTCTTCCCCGTCTTCGCCCTGCTCGAGAACTTCGGCTATCTCCCGCGCGTCGCCTTCAATATGGACCGCCTGTTCAAGAAATCGGGCGGGCACGGCAAGCAGGCCCTGACCATGTCGATGGGCTTCGGGTGCAATGCCGCCGCCATCCTCTCCACGCGGATCATCGAGTCGCCGCGCGAGCGGATGCTGGCGATTCTGACGAATAACTTCGTCCCCTGCAACGGCCGGTGGCCGACGCTCATCCTGCTGGCCTCCCTGTTCATGGCGGGAGCCGCGACGACCGGAGTGCTGAAATCGCTGACCACCGCAGGCATCCTGATGGGCCTCGTGCTTCTGGGGATCGTCGTCACCCTGACCGTCTCCTGGGTCATGTCCAAGACGGCGCTGCGCGGCGTGCCGACGCATTATACTTTGGAGCTGCCGCCGTACCGGAGACCGCAGATCTGGAAGACCATCCTGGTTTCTTCCAAGGAGAAGTCCCTGAACGTGCTGACGCGGGCCATCGTCATCGCAGCCCCGGCCGGAATCGCCACCTGGGTGCTGGGCAATATTGTCGTCGGTGGAGACAGCGTTTTGAACCATATGGCGGCTTTCTTCGATCCTTTCGCGCATCTCATCGGACTGGACGGCTACATCATCATGGCGTTCCTCCTCGGCCTGCCCGCGAACGAGATTGTGCTGCCGATCCTGATGATGGGCTACCTGTCTTCGGGAGCGATGGTCGATGTCGACAGCCTTGGCAATATCAAGGATATCTTTCTCCAGCACGGCTGGACGTGGCTGACGGCGCTGAACATGATGCTATTCTCGCTGCTGCATTATCCGTGCGGCACGACGCTGGTCAACATCTACAAGGAAACGAAAAGCGTAAAATGGGCCGTCCTGTCGGCCGTTATCCCGCTCGGCATCGCCATCGCCGTTACCTTTCTGGTAGCGCAGGCGGCATATGCCTTCGGCTGGGTGTAG
- a CDS encoding FeoB small GTPase domain-containing protein: MKTYTVAFAGNPNTGKSTLFNLLTGMRQHTGNWAGKTVVTAEGTFTHNGKEYRAVDLPGTYSLYSNSADEEAARDYIIFEKPDVTLVVLDATSLERNLNLALQVLEITGRTVICINLMDEARRLGIDIDLKAMSKRLGVPVIAISARNRTGIKELLNQVERVADGTFAAEPLRIPYSEEIERGIAELLPLVEQSLGADYPARWIALRLLDGDESLLASLRRESLGIKSTISKEVSGHGATACH, translated from the coding sequence ATGAAGACTTACACCGTGGCCTTTGCAGGCAACCCGAATACGGGAAAAAGCACGCTGTTCAATCTGCTGACCGGCATGCGGCAGCACACCGGCAACTGGGCAGGTAAGACGGTCGTAACCGCCGAGGGAACGTTCACGCATAATGGCAAGGAATACCGTGCCGTCGATCTTCCGGGCACCTATTCCCTGTACTCCAACTCGGCCGACGAAGAGGCGGCGCGCGATTATATCATTTTTGAGAAGCCGGATGTGACGTTAGTCGTACTGGACGCAACCTCGCTGGAGCGGAACCTGAACCTCGCTCTGCAGGTGCTGGAAATTACCGGACGGACCGTAATCTGCATCAATCTGATGGACGAAGCGCGGAGGCTGGGCATCGATATCGACCTGAAGGCCATGTCGAAGCGCCTTGGCGTACCGGTCATCGCCATCTCAGCCCGAAACCGAACCGGAATCAAGGAGCTGCTGAATCAGGTGGAGCGGGTTGCGGACGGAACCTTCGCCGCAGAGCCCCTGCGGATTCCGTACAGCGAGGAAATCGAGCGCGGCATCGCTGAGCTCCTCCCGCTCGTGGAGCAGTCCCTTGGAGCCGATTACCCGGCCCGCTGGATCGCGCTGCGGCTGCTGGACGGCGACGAAAGCCTGCTCGCCTCCCTGCGCAGGGAGAGCCTGGGGATCAAGAGCACGATATCGAAGGAGGTGTCCGGCCATGGAGCAACAGCCTGCCATTAA
- a CDS encoding FeoA family protein, which produces MAVTGIPLSEAAKGSVLEISGMNVQGVMRRRLLDLGFVPGNTVEVLRSSPLGDPTAFRVSNTTIALRREESSLIFGNPIGGNAR; this is translated from the coding sequence ATGGCCGTAACCGGTATTCCGTTATCCGAAGCCGCCAAAGGCAGTGTCCTTGAAATCAGCGGCATGAATGTACAGGGCGTTATGAGAAGAAGACTGCTGGACCTGGGTTTTGTTCCCGGCAATACGGTTGAAGTGCTCCGGAGCAGCCCTCTCGGGGACCCGACCGCTTTTCGTGTAAGCAATACGACGATTGCACTGCGCAGAGAAGAAAGTTCGCTTATTTTTGGAAATCCGATTGGAGGGAATGCGCGATGA
- a CDS encoding FtsX-like permease family protein, whose amino-acid sequence MSFPQFAFNNIRRNARSYIAFFLSSAFMVMVFFAYAVFMFHPDVTSIELGRNSAAGMKIASYIVFIFAFFFVLYSISAFLKSRNLEFGILTILGARPGQINRLIFMENMLIGLFSIVTGMAGGLLLSKMFLLLSTKMIGISDLPFYWPLKAILVTAAAFLALFIVISAFTLLFIRKNRVLELLKGTSKPKKEPKASLLLSVLCIALLAAGYWAIRQPLDPKWLLVAAVTGIAGTYFFYTQLSVLTVRLLKLSRRRLWRGTNLLWISEMAYKLKDNARMLFLVTVVTSLACMASSFLLSINNANEDAYLSSPFALDYISYHSATEQKDTQMIRSRLQAEGLEFKEYKVDQLSGSVRDGVRSQMLELLPLSRYNELAPQMGSETEAALSAGEAVLVISGQLDSEKYVKNNRLIAEFPDRTFSVRRTLKPVIPPFGQYASPLLVVGDDIYNLLDKNPDKRNRPKPFTRYLYKIPAWDGQLPASDSRNVTLSSELADSINKQQSANFLGARSNNYIRTKQGMSMLGFIGIFIALIFSVSSASFLYFRLHSELAADQRMYRALSKIGLSPGEMSGSATKQIALLFYIPILVAWIQTLVVIRPVLNQIQVYEITVPVLMTIGAFLAVQTLYFAVVRSRYVHSLKRTMV is encoded by the coding sequence ATGAGCTTTCCTCAGTTCGCGTTTAACAACATCCGCCGGAACGCCCGGTCTTATATCGCATTTTTTCTAAGCAGCGCCTTTATGGTCATGGTCTTCTTCGCTTACGCCGTATTCATGTTCCATCCCGATGTGACCTCAATTGAGCTCGGAAGGAACTCCGCAGCGGGTATGAAGATCGCCTCTTACATCGTGTTCATCTTCGCCTTCTTCTTCGTGCTGTACTCCATAAGCGCTTTTCTGAAATCCCGTAATCTCGAGTTCGGTATCCTGACAATTCTCGGGGCGCGGCCGGGACAGATCAACAGGCTCATTTTCATGGAAAATATGCTCATCGGGCTGTTCTCCATCGTGACGGGTATGGCAGGCGGCCTGCTACTGTCCAAGATGTTCCTGCTGCTCAGCACCAAGATGATCGGCATCAGCGATCTCCCTTTTTACTGGCCATTAAAGGCAATATTGGTAACGGCAGCCGCGTTCCTCGCCCTGTTCATCGTCATCTCGGCGTTCACCCTGCTGTTTATCCGGAAAAACCGGGTGCTGGAGCTGCTGAAGGGCACGAGCAAACCGAAAAAGGAACCGAAGGCCTCCCTGCTACTGTCCGTGCTGTGCATCGCGCTGCTTGCCGCCGGATATTGGGCGATCCGCCAGCCGCTGGACCCTAAATGGCTGCTTGTCGCGGCGGTAACAGGCATTGCCGGCACTTACTTTTTCTACACCCAGCTGTCCGTGCTTACGGTCCGCCTCCTTAAGCTCAGCCGCAGACGGCTGTGGCGGGGAACCAACCTGCTGTGGATCTCGGAGATGGCATACAAGCTGAAGGACAATGCCCGCATGCTGTTTCTTGTGACTGTGGTTACGTCGCTCGCCTGTATGGCTTCGAGCTTTCTGCTCTCGATAAACAATGCGAATGAGGACGCGTATTTGAGCAGTCCGTTCGCTCTGGATTACATCTCTTATCATTCGGCAACCGAGCAGAAAGATACTCAAATGATCCGTAGCCGTCTTCAGGCGGAAGGACTGGAGTTTAAGGAGTATAAAGTAGATCAGCTGAGCGGTTCCGTCCGAGATGGCGTCCGATCGCAAATGCTTGAACTCCTGCCTTTGAGCCGGTACAACGAACTGGCGCCGCAAATGGGAAGTGAAACTGAAGCAGCACTTTCCGCGGGCGAAGCGGTTCTGGTGATTTCAGGCCAGCTTGACAGCGAGAAATACGTAAAGAACAACCGTTTGATTGCGGAATTCCCGGACCGGACATTTAGCGTAAGAAGAACGCTGAAACCTGTAATTCCTCCCTTCGGACAGTACGCCTCCCCTTTGCTGGTTGTCGGAGACGATATCTATAACCTGCTGGATAAGAATCCAGATAAGCGTAACCGGCCCAAGCCATTTACAAGATATTTGTACAAAATACCCGCTTGGGATGGTCAGCTCCCGGCCTCAGACAGCCGAAATGTTACCTTGTCATCCGAACTGGCCGATTCGATTAATAAGCAGCAGTCGGCTAACTTCTTGGGAGCTAGATCCAACAATTATATAAGGACGAAACAGGGAATGTCGATGCTCGGCTTTATCGGAATATTCATCGCCCTGATTTTCTCCGTCTCGTCGGCGAGCTTTCTCTACTTCCGCCTGCACTCCGAACTGGCCGCCGACCAAAGAATGTACCGTGCGCTGTCGAAGATCGGACTCAGTCCCGGCGAGATGTCAGGCTCAGCCACGAAGCAGATTGCCCTGCTCTTTTACATTCCGATTCTGGTCGCCTGGATTCAGACCCTGGTTGTCATCCGGCCCGTTCTGAACCAGATTCAGGTCTACGAAATCACAGTCCCGGTTCTTATGACGATCGGCGCTTTCCTGGCGGTGCAGACGCTGTATTTCGCCGTTGTAAGATCACGTTATGTTCACAGTCTGAAGAGAACGATGGTTTAG
- a CDS encoding ABC transporter ATP-binding protein — translation MNVLEVTALSKVYPGKISTRALTDIHLGIESGEFVGIMGPSGSGKTTLLNMVSTIDRPSSGEVKINGSNPFLMNKKELALFRRRQLGFVFQDFNLLETLTVGENIVLPLTLDKRRLSEMQTLLKQAADRLGITDILDKRIYEISGGQRQRTAIARAIISSPSLILADEPTGSLDSNSSRLVMESLESINRSTGATLMLVTHDPLAASYCSRIIFIKDGKLAAEIRRGESRQAFFQKIIDTLSFWGGNTHELSSVRV, via the coding sequence ATGAATGTATTGGAAGTCACCGCCCTCAGCAAAGTCTACCCGGGCAAAATCAGCACCCGCGCCCTTACCGATATCCATCTCGGCATCGAGAGCGGAGAATTTGTCGGCATAATGGGCCCGTCGGGCAGCGGCAAAACGACACTGCTCAACATGGTCTCCACGATTGACAGACCCAGCTCGGGCGAAGTGAAGATCAACGGCAGCAACCCTTTTCTCATGAACAAAAAGGAGCTGGCCCTGTTCCGCCGCAGGCAGCTTGGCTTCGTCTTTCAGGATTTCAATCTGCTCGAAACGCTCACCGTCGGCGAGAATATCGTGCTTCCGCTGACACTGGACAAGCGCAGGCTCTCCGAGATGCAGACACTGCTGAAGCAGGCTGCGGACCGTCTTGGCATCACGGATATTCTGGACAAGCGAATCTATGAAATTTCCGGCGGACAGCGTCAACGAACGGCGATCGCGAGGGCGATTATTTCATCGCCTTCCCTGATCCTGGCCGACGAGCCGACGGGTTCCCTGGACTCCAATTCCTCCCGGCTCGTGATGGAATCGCTGGAGAGTATCAACCGCAGTACGGGAGCCACATTGATGCTAGTCACGCATGATCCGCTGGCCGCCAGCTACTGCAGCCGGATTATTTTTATCAAGGACGGCAAGCTCGCGGCCGAGATCCGCCGGGGCGAGAGCCGCCAGGCTTTTTTCCAAAAAATCATCGACACGCTGTCGTTCTGGGGAGGGAACACGCATGAGCTTTCCTCAGTTCGCGTTTAA
- a CDS encoding sensor histidine kinase encodes MKLFLKVQIPLLLFYAVQMLLVPLLYWLTGEGRPFSIMLYGAAISGSVLAVYLAFRYLSHRRLYAKLSEPEAYIDSAFEPLGDAPLPEAFEKLLESYGRRYRDRLGEEASRVDSQITFMNRWVHQMKTPLSIIQLTAEEMDDAAADSIREEVDRLRKGLEMVLYTSRLDRFEDDFSIVPVSLRKAVSETVAENRRLFIRRGVQAEIRVAEELQVYTDAKWLRFMLTQILTNAVNYSGGSGKTVTAAAFQRGREAILEIRDEGIGIAPEDLKRVFNPYFTGERGREYRESTGMGLYLVREICKRLGHRVELSSQPGEGTTIRLIFDSGIL; translated from the coding sequence ATGAAGCTGTTCCTTAAGGTGCAGATTCCGCTGCTGCTGTTCTATGCGGTCCAGATGCTGCTTGTCCCGCTCCTTTACTGGCTCACAGGCGAAGGGCGCCCCTTCTCCATTATGCTGTACGGCGCAGCGATCAGCGGGTCGGTGCTCGCCGTCTATCTCGCATTCCGCTACCTCAGCCACCGCCGCCTCTATGCCAAGCTTTCCGAGCCAGAAGCTTACATCGACAGCGCCTTCGAGCCGCTGGGCGACGCTCCCCTTCCGGAAGCTTTCGAGAAGCTTCTGGAATCGTACGGCCGCCGTTACCGGGATCGCCTTGGCGAGGAGGCCAGCCGCGTGGACAGCCAGATCACGTTCATGAACCGCTGGGTTCATCAAATGAAGACGCCCCTATCCATTATTCAGCTTACCGCCGAGGAAATGGACGATGCGGCGGCGGACAGTATCCGGGAGGAAGTCGACCGGCTGCGCAAAGGGCTGGAAATGGTGCTGTACACTTCCCGGCTGGACCGGTTCGAGGATGATTTCAGCATCGTGCCCGTCTCTTTGCGGAAGGCGGTCAGCGAGACGGTGGCCGAGAACCGGCGGCTCTTTATCCGCCGGGGCGTGCAGGCGGAAATCCGGGTTGCCGAGGAGCTTCAGGTCTATACCGACGCCAAATGGCTGAGGTTTATGCTGACCCAGATTCTGACCAACGCCGTGAATTATTCGGGCGGCTCCGGGAAAACCGTCACCGCCGCAGCTTTCCAGCGAGGCCGTGAGGCCATTCTGGAAATTCGCGACGAAGGCATCGGAATCGCCCCTGAGGATCTGAAACGGGTCTTTAATCCTTATTTCACGGGCGAACGCGGGCGGGAGTACCGTGAATCGACCGGTATGGGTCTGTATCTTGTCCGCGAAATATGCAAGCGGCTCGGACACCGGGTGGAGCTTTCCTCGCAGCCCGGCGAAGGCACGACAATCCGGCTAATTTTTGATTCGGGGATATTATGA
- a CDS encoding response regulator transcription factor, with amino-acid sequence METILIIEDDAKLAGLLEAYLSKYGFRTVTVEDFSSVLDAFLDSGADLVLLDVNLPKYDGYYWCRQIRSRSLCPILFISARDSGMDQVMALENGADDYITKPFHYEVVLAKIRSQLRRVYGSYAQQPEERTVRLGPLTLYPERFAIQHGERTSELTQKESVLLEALMLKEGRVVSRERLLDLMWEDQHFIDDNTLNVYITRVRKKLKELGAQDAVETVRGAGYRLNIAGAS; translated from the coding sequence ATGGAAACCATTTTGATCATAGAGGATGATGCCAAGCTGGCTGGGCTGCTCGAAGCCTATCTCTCGAAATACGGCTTCCGCACAGTTACTGTGGAGGATTTTAGTTCGGTGCTGGATGCCTTTCTGGACAGTGGAGCGGATCTCGTTCTGCTGGATGTAAACCTCCCGAAATACGACGGATATTACTGGTGCCGCCAAATTCGCAGCCGGTCGCTCTGCCCGATCCTCTTCATCTCTGCCAGAGACAGCGGAATGGATCAGGTGATGGCGCTGGAGAACGGAGCCGACGATTACATTACGAAGCCGTTTCATTATGAAGTCGTTCTCGCCAAGATCCGCAGTCAGCTCCGCAGGGTCTACGGTTCTTACGCGCAGCAGCCGGAAGAACGGACGGTACGCTTGGGCCCGCTGACTCTCTATCCCGAACGCTTCGCCATTCAGCACGGAGAGCGGACGTCGGAACTGACTCAGAAAGAGTCCGTCCTGCTGGAAGCCCTGATGCTGAAGGAAGGCCGCGTCGTCAGCCGCGAGCGGCTGCTCGACCTCATGTGGGAGGACCAGCATTTCATCGATGACAACACACTGAATGTCTACATAACGAGGGTACGCAAAAAGCTTAAGGAACTGGGAGCACAGGATGCCGTGGAAACGGTAAGGGGAGCGGGGTACCGGCTGAACATTGCCGGAGCATCATGA
- a CDS encoding GerAB/ArcD/ProY family transporter, with protein sequence MSRIKKRITGLQISFMVILFEIGSTPLFLLGADARQDSWLAMSVGAVAGFALLSLFLWIQRLMPEMELAEMLHFGFGRITGTFFGGIYACYFAYQSMRNLRDFGELTSLTLLESTPMSITMLVFILVAVYAIWKGGEIIFRLPEILLPGLLLCYFLLIILFILMRHVSFARLAPVAENGFRPILQAALPEILSFPFGQMIVFLLLWRLWEKPGVPVKQTVWAYIGVSVFLIFMNALNIAILGPVLAGSFYLPFLQSVRILSSLRFIERLDILVTIMIYIGLFIKMLIWYFCAVETAASLTGTSSKRWVLPIGALIYGASFIERNFTQHMAIGLGPSTQIDTVFQIFIPLLLGLAAAIRGRSRSAPK encoded by the coding sequence TTGTCACGGATAAAAAAGCGGATCACGGGCCTGCAAATCTCGTTCATGGTGATCCTGTTTGAAATCGGCAGCACCCCCCTGTTTCTTCTGGGGGCCGACGCCAGGCAGGATTCCTGGCTAGCGATGAGCGTCGGTGCGGTTGCCGGGTTTGCGCTTCTCTCCCTCTTCCTGTGGATTCAGCGGCTCATGCCTGAAATGGAGCTGGCCGAAATGCTCCATTTCGGCTTTGGCCGTATCACCGGAACCTTCTTCGGCGGGATATATGCCTGCTATTTTGCCTACCAATCCATGCGTAATTTGCGCGACTTCGGCGAGCTGACCTCACTAACTTTGCTCGAATCAACACCTATGTCCATCACGATGCTGGTATTCATTCTTGTTGCGGTTTATGCGATTTGGAAGGGAGGAGAGATCATCTTTCGTCTTCCGGAGATTTTGCTTCCGGGCCTGCTGTTGTGTTACTTCCTGCTGATCATCTTGTTCATTCTGATGCGGCATGTCAGTTTCGCGCGGCTGGCACCTGTCGCCGAGAACGGATTCCGTCCGATTCTGCAGGCGGCGCTGCCGGAAATTCTCTCTTTTCCCTTCGGTCAGATGATCGTCTTTCTGCTGCTGTGGCGGCTCTGGGAGAAGCCCGGCGTTCCCGTAAAACAGACTGTCTGGGCGTACATCGGGGTCAGTGTGTTTCTAATTTTCATGAATGCGCTGAACATCGCCATTCTGGGTCCGGTTCTGGCCGGCAGTTTCTATCTCCCTTTTCTCCAATCGGTCCGTATACTGTCCAGCTTGCGGTTTATCGAACGGCTCGATATCCTCGTCACCATCATGATTTATATCGGGTTGTTTATCAAAATGCTGATTTGGTATTTCTGTGCGGTGGAGACTGCGGCCAGCCTGACCGGCACCTCCTCAAAACGGTGGGTTTTACCGATTGGGGCACTTATTTATGGGGCATCCTTTATCGAAAGAAACTTTACTCAGCACATGGCCATCGGCCTTGGGCCCAGCACCCAGATCGACACCGTCTTTCAAATATTCATTCCGCTGCTCCTTGGTTTGGCAGCCGCAATAAGAGGGCGTTCTCGAAGTGCCCCGAAGTAA
- a CDS encoding Ger(x)C family spore germination protein, which translates to MSEKKRIRCKMRHNGRSLLLVLSLLSLLAGGCWDDRELNELGIVSGSAYDWEDNEWKGTYQVINPSSGSSSMGGSGGGSTSSPPFLTYTVKGNTIMQAIERTNLTSTREMFFSHSRITVIGESLAKRGISQLIDLFLRKPDARETVYVFLAEGEAGRILDQLMQLTKNQGAGIQLMIEQEARLTSYFPGIRLFEMAMQLSSDSESSTVPEIKLTGNRVMDRTDDTAQTDLPSRIAFGRLGVLKVDRFVGWLSQREAFGLSFLTDKVKKANISFPSTPGKSDRDDASVTLLHSSTSVHPIWEKDHFVMDIDIKAGGILTEIGSELDLEKASSMRQMEHAIENNIAETIDTSWHAVKKLNADVTGFAVSIHRNHPKRWKRIKQEDSWDTVFQNIEIRPHVKMKIERIGLIGSAYKSLEPK; encoded by the coding sequence ATGAGCGAGAAGAAACGAATACGTTGTAAAATGCGCCATAACGGGCGAAGCCTTCTGCTGGTTCTTTCCCTCTTGTCGCTCCTGGCCGGCGGCTGCTGGGATGACAGGGAGCTGAATGAGCTGGGTATCGTTTCGGGTTCCGCCTATGACTGGGAAGATAACGAGTGGAAAGGGACCTATCAGGTAATCAACCCTTCGTCCGGTTCCAGCAGCATGGGGGGCAGCGGCGGAGGCAGTACAAGTTCCCCTCCCTTTTTAACCTATACGGTAAAGGGGAATACCATTATGCAAGCCATCGAGCGTACCAATCTCACCAGCACGCGCGAGATGTTCTTCTCCCACTCCCGGATTACAGTCATCGGCGAATCGCTGGCGAAACGAGGAATCAGTCAGCTCATCGATCTGTTTCTGCGAAAACCCGACGCCCGTGAGACGGTCTACGTATTCTTAGCCGAAGGAGAAGCGGGCCGGATTCTGGATCAGCTGATGCAGCTTACCAAGAATCAGGGCGCGGGCATCCAGCTTATGATTGAACAGGAAGCCAGATTGACCTCCTATTTTCCCGGAATACGGTTGTTTGAGATGGCAATGCAGCTGAGCTCCGACTCGGAAAGTTCGACGGTACCAGAAATCAAGCTGACCGGCAATCGGGTGATGGACCGGACGGACGACACAGCCCAAACCGATCTTCCTTCCCGGATCGCCTTCGGGAGACTGGGCGTGCTCAAAGTAGACCGTTTCGTCGGATGGCTGTCCCAGCGGGAAGCGTTCGGATTATCGTTCTTGACGGACAAGGTTAAGAAAGCGAACATTTCTTTTCCCTCCACCCCCGGAAAAAGCGACAGGGACGATGCTTCCGTAACGCTGCTTCATTCATCGACCTCCGTCCATCCGATCTGGGAGAAGGATCATTTCGTCATGGATATCGACATTAAAGCAGGCGGTATATTAACCGAAATCGGCAGCGAACTGGATTTGGAGAAAGCATCCTCCATGCGTCAAATGGAGCACGCTATCGAAAATAATATTGCAGAAACCATAGATACTTCCTGGCATGCAGTCAAAAAACTGAATGCCGATGTGACCGGCTTTGCCGTCTCCATTCACCGCAATCATCCGAAGCGGTGGAAGCGGATTAAGCAGGAAGACAGCTGGGATACCGTATTTCAGAATATTGAAATACGACCGCATGTGAAAATGAAAATCGAGCGGATCGGCCTTATCGGCAGCGCCTATAAATCACTCGAACCGAAATGA